A section of the Citrus sinensis cultivar Valencia sweet orange chromosome 8, DVS_A1.0, whole genome shotgun sequence genome encodes:
- the LOC102612639 gene encoding histone deacetylase 17 isoform X2, with the protein MVHNLCHAECVRFVKKFNLPLLVTGGGGYTKENVARCWTVETGVLLDTELPNEIPENEYIKYFAPECSLRIPNGHIENLNSKSYLSTIKMQVLENLRSIQHAPSVQMQEVPPDFYIPEFDEDEQNPDERMDQHTQDKQIQRDDEFYEGDNDNDHMDVG; encoded by the exons ATGGTGCAtaatcttt GTCATGCTGAATGTGTTCGATTTGTCAAGAAATTCAATCTACCCTTACTG GTCACTGGAGGTGGCGGATACACTAAAGAAAATGTTGCTCGGTGTTGGACTGTTGAAACAGGAGTTCTTTTAGATACAGAGCTTCCCAATG AAATTCCAGAAAATGAATATATCAAGTATTTTGCCCCCGAGTGTTCATTGAGAATTCCAAATGGACACATA GAGAATTTGAATAGCAAATCATATCTTAGCACGATTAAAATGCAAGTACTAGAAAATCTTCGTTCCATACAACATGCTCCAAGTGTTCAGATGCAAGAG GTTCCACCCGACTTCTATATTCCTGAATTTGATGAAGATGAGCAGAACCCTGATGAACGAATGGATC AGCACACTCAAGACAAGCAAATCCAGCGTGATGATGAATTCTACGAAGGAGACAATGATAATGATCACATGGACGTTGGGTAA